A region of the Acidicapsa ligni genome:
CGCGTTGGGATCATCCGTGCCGTCTCAGCCGTCCGCAAGTTTTGGGGCGTTCTCGTTTCTTCAGGACACACGGCCAATCGTCGCCGATCGCGAGGTAGTCCCGACGCCTGCCTATCCTCAGGCCAGACCGATTACGGAGTTTGATCGCCCAGAGTCGGCAGCGTTTGGCGACCCGTTTTCACTTGAAGAAAAGTCTGTTTTGCCGCGAGGGTTCGACGTCGCCCAACCGCCTTCGCCCAGCGCACCAGGTTCTTTTGGCTTTGCGGATTCATCGGCGTTTCCAGCCTTTTCATTTCTCGAAGAGGCGAGGCCTTTGTTTTCTTATCCGCCTTCCATTCCGGGGCCGGTGCCCGCTTTGCCCGAAAAAGAATTGCCGACGCAGAAAGTTCCGGCCGCTCCGCAAACACCCAATCTTTACAATGCTGGCGCTGATCTATACTCGATTCCTAAGTCACCCTTCAGCTTTCTCAGCGAGGTACGCGCGATCGCACCGACTGAGGCTGTGTCCACGCACGAACCTGTCGGGAACGAACCGGATGTTCCAAGGGACTTGAATCTCTCTTCGTATTCCTTCGACGCTGAGGCGCTCAAACGTGACTTTCCTATTCTGCGCGAGCGTGTGAACGGGCGTCCGCTTGTCTGGCTCGATAACGCTGCTACAACGCAGAAACCTCAAAGTGTGATTGACCGGCTCAAGTACTTTTATGAGCACGAGAACTCCAACGTACATCGCGCGGCCCACGAGCTGGCGGCCCGCGCGACCGACGCTTACGAGTCGGCGCGAGAGAAAGTAAGACGATTCCTTAACGCGTCGTCCTCGCGAGAGATCATCTTCGTCCGCGGCGCGACTGAAGGTATCAATCTCATCGCGCAATCCTGGGGTTGGCAGAACATTCAAAAAGACGATGAGATCGTCATCACGTGGCTTGAGCACCATGCAAATATCGTTCCCTGGCAGATGCTTTGCTCAGAGAAGGGCGCTCGGCTACGCGTCGCACCGGTCGATTCAACCGGCCAGATACTGCTGGACGAATACGAAAAGTTACTCGGATCAAGGACGCGACTGGTCTCATTCACACACGTATCCAATGCATTGGGCGTAGTAACTCCCGCCCGCGAAATCATTGATGCGGCGCATCGTTATGGAGCCAAAGTGCTGCTCGATGGTGCACAGTCGGTCTCTCACATGCGAGTTGATGTGCAATCGCTTGACTGCGATTTCTTTGTCTTCTCTGGGCACAAGGTGTTTGCCCCGACAGGCATAGGAGTTGTCTACGGCAAGCCCGATGTTCTTGAGTATATGCCGCCCTGGCAGGGCGGCGGCAACATGATTCAGGATGTCACCTTTGAAAAGACCATCTATCAGGCTGCACCGCAGCGATTCGAGGCTGGTACCGGCAACATCGCAGACGCTGTCGGACTGGGCGCGGCGATAGATTACCTCGATCGCGCGGGGATGGAAAACATTACGCGCCATGAACATGGGCTTCTTGTTTACGCGACGGAAGCACTGCAGCAGATGCCAGGCTTGCGCATGATCGGTACGTCGAAAGAAAAGGCTGGAGTTCTCTCTTTTGTGATGGAAGGTTTTCGCACGGAAGAGGTTGGCAATTATCTGAATCGTAATGGGATTGCGGTTCGATCTGGGCACCATTGCGCGCAACCGATATTGCGTAGATTTGGATTGGAAAGCACAGTGCGCGCTTCGCTGGCCTTGTACAACACGTTCGAGGACATTGATGCGCTGGTCAGGGCGCTCTGGAATCTCAGGCTTGGACAAACCTCGATCGTCTGACAACGATATTGCCTCAAACTTATAGAGGTCTGGTGCTGCCTGCAGCTATCGAGGGAATGATTGATAGCGTGCCTGTGGTCTTAATGGTTGTTTGTTCTTCTCTGGTAGATAGTGCATGTCCTCATCATTCAGGTGGAGATTTGCAAAAGTTCGCAAATCTGAATGGTCTGATTGTCGAATCGCTTTTCTTCTTCTTTCGAACCGCTCAGAAGAAAAGCGTTGGTTATATCTGCCTTACCCTGCGTTACAGATGTAATTACGTAAGTGCAACCGAGCCAATGTGCTTCCTCAAAATCCGTTTTCGACCACTGCGCCGGGTGGTCGGGATGCGAGTGGTAGAAGCCTGCAATCTCCAACCCTTGTTGTGTAGCTTTGCGCTCAATCTTTACTAACTCCAGTGGCGCAATGTTGTAGCGATTGTGCGCTGAGTCGGTCCTCGTATTGTTCGCGCGCACTTCTGCGACTACGCGCATGCCCTCGGGCGTGGACTTGCCGAGGAGCGCTCCGCAGCACTCGTGAGGATAGGTCTCCTCTCCATGAGAGCGGATGGAATCATATACAGCCTGGGTTACGAACAATATGCTCACGCATCCTCCCAGAAACGCTCACTTAGGTACTTGTCGGCTGAATCCGGCATGATGGTCACGATCGTTGCATGTCGGCCTGCAGGTACTTCTTCCCGTGCGATTTGTTCGCTGGTGACAGCGGCTGCCGAAATACCGACTAACAAGCCTTCTTCGCGCACCAGGTACTTGGCCATCGCATAAGCTGCTTCGGTTTCAATCTCCAGATTTCATCATTCCAAAATGAATGGTTCTTCCTGATTTTACTCACGCTTTCGCTCACTGACTCGGAGTCTATCGCATCTGGTGATCTGTTATTTATGTTGACGCACGTTTGCGCGGTGAAGGGAATTACGCTATTGTCAGGATGACGCGATGTTGATGAAAAATCCAACGCGACTTACCTGTTGTCTCTGCCCGGACTGATACCCCATTTTGCTTATACTCCGTAGTGCTCGCTTTATAGCGTTCACTTAGACAGCTTCGCGGAAGTCTCAGCATTTTTGCCCAGGCTTCTCGCTTCGACGAATGGGAGTAAGGAATCTGCCGACACTTATTGTCTTTGCATGCCACCGAGGTTGTGGTACTGATCCTTGACCTCAACGATCAGACCCTCCTTCCACCACGCCGATTGACATCTCTATCCAAAACTAATCGACAAACTTACGTTAACCGCATACCCAAGGAGAACTAAATTGAAAACCACAAAAAGTCTCTTTCGAGCACTCGTCGCAGCGGCCGCTTTAGCGGTTGTTTCAATCAGTGCTCAGGCTGCAACGATCCATTTCAAAACGGAGTTGAAGGCGTCGTCCGAGGTTCCGCCCAAGGACAGTGCAGGCACGGGTACCCTAACTGGAACACTCGATACGGAGACCAATGAATTCAAGTATCACGTTGAGTTCAGTGGGCTGACTGGCCCAGTTGTCGCAGCGCATTTTCACGGACCAGCTGCCGAGGGAGTGAATGCAAAGCCGCAGGTCCCTATCAAGGGCAGTCCGATTGCGAGCCCAATCGAAGGCAAGGCAAAGCTTACACCAGAGCAGGCGAAAGACCTGGTCGACGGTAAGTGGTATTTCAACCTGCATACCGCTGCGAATCCAGGCGGAGAAGTTCGCGGTCAGGTTGTGAAGGCTGAGTAGCTGCATAAAAGCGAGGTGAGAGAGCTTGCTCTCTCACCTCGCGACGATGATTACGATAGTGCCGCAGCAAACGAGCTCAGTACCGATCGCTCGAAAGCTCATGACGAAAAGACCGTTCAACGAAGCAGAACTCGCCCCTTACTGAACAGTAACCACAACAGTAGCCGATGCCGTGATCTTGGTGTTGGAAGCATCTGTTCCTGTCACTGTAAAGGTGTAGTTTCCAGCCGTTGTGCCCGGAGTGGAGGGTGGCGGGGTGCTGTTACTGCCACCTCCGCAGCCCGTAGCTGCTGTGGCGATGAGGATCAAAACCAGGCCCAATCCTGCAATCCATCGTCGACGTCTGGCCGGTACGCCAAAGATGAGGACCACCGCTAACGCTGCGATGCCGCCAGACCAGCGCATTCTTTGTCCAGGCTGGGGCTGTTGGAGCAGCGCTGCGTTACTGGCCGCCGTCGTTTGCACCGTGAGGACGGAGCTTCCAGTGCTGCCGGAAGCAATGGTGACGCTGGCCGGAGCTAGACTGCAGGTCGGCAGATTCTGCGCCCCGGCTGCAGATGCGGTCAGGGAACAGGCCAGATTCAGGGTGCCGGAGTAGGTGCTGCCTGCCGAAAGAGTCGCTGTGCTGGTAGTGCTGCCGCCGGGCGAGATAGCCGGCGGGGTCGGCAGGGTGATTGTAATTTGAGAGACGGTGACAGTGGCGCTACCACTTGCAAAGTCGTATGTAGCATCTCCGGAGTAACTCGCCGAAATGGTATTGGCTCCGGATGCCAGCGTCCCTGCGGGTATCTTGAAAGTCGCCGCTCCACTGCTTAGCGTCTGTGTCGAATTATAGGAGGCGCCGGCAAGAGTTATCGTGCCGGTGGGCGTGGGTTGTCCACTTCCGCCCGCTACGGAAACAGTCATGCTTACAGCCTGCTGATCCGTGATGGTGGATGCGGAGGGCGTCACGGTCACCGTCGCCGCAGCTGTGCCTACGGCCACCCCCTGGATCGTATACATGGCCGAAGCCACTGCGCTCGACGTATATCCCGGTGCCACCGCAATTGCCTCCAGCGTTTCGGTTCTGGAGACGGTGATGGAACCGCCATACTTGGTCGAGCTTATGGTTGGCGTCGTGCCATCCGTGGTGTAGTAGATGGCGGCGCCAGTTGTGGCATCGGTAATGCTTACCGTTTGCGTGTTCGTATAGGTACCGGCCGGGACGCTGAATACGGGGGGGGCTGCTGTGCTGGTCGAGGAGGCGAATGTCACCTTCCGGACTCGAAAGTTTCCTTCGTCGGCAATGTAGAGATCGCCGGCGGCATCGAACGTAATGCCTTGCGGGGACGAAATCTCGGCGAGGGTTGCCGGTCCGCCGTCGCCGGCGAAACCCGGATTTGCAATACCGGCTACCCTGGTGATTATGCCTGTCCCTGCCGCGATTTTGCGGATCGATGCCGACGGGTTGGAGAGATACAGGTTGCCGGCCGAATCCGTCGTGAGAGACGTCGCAGTAACCTCGGCCTCGGTTGCCGGACCTCCATCACCACTATCGCCGTTCACGTCTCCATCACCTGCGACTGTGGTGATCACTCCGGTGCCCGCCGCTACCTTGCGGATTCGCCCTACAGCCGAAGTTGCAATATACAGGTTTCCAGCGCTGTCGAACGCTAGCCAGTTCGGTTCGGTGACCGTGGCGCTGGTAGCTGCACCGCCATCGCCGCTGAACCCGACCTCTCCGTTTCCGGCGACCGTGGTAATGATGCCCGTGCTGCCGGACACCATTCGGACGTCATTGGAGCCGGTCTCCGCGATGTACAAGTTGCCGGCGGCATCCAGCGCAACGCTGGAGGGGTTGTTCAGTGCTGCGGCGGTCGCTAGGCCGCCGTTTCCGTTATTGGAATTGAAGACCGAGCCGGGTTGCCCGTTCCCGGCAACTGTGCTGATCAATCCTGTGCCAGCTGCCACTTTGCGGACCACATTATTGTAAGAATCGGCGATATAGAGATCGCCAGCGCTATCGAACGCAATTCCCATTGGATCGCTGAGCGTGGCGGCTGTGGCAGGGCCACCGTCTCCGCTGTATCCGTATATGCCGGTACCAGCGTATACAGAGATATCGCCCGTCTTCGCCGAAACCATCCAAATCACGAAGCTATATGCATCGGCGAAGTATACGTTCCCCGATCGATCTACTGCCATGCCTTCCGGGGCGTTGATTTGTGCGCTGGTAGCCGGTCCACCGGCTCCGCTATATCCGTATGCGCCGCTGCCGGCAAAGGTGGAGATTGTCGCGGCAGTTGGTGCAAGGATGGTATAGGCGGCTGTCACCGGAGCGCTGGCCAGATAGCCTGGAGCAACCGCAATCGCCCCAATCTTGACGCTCCCGGTGACATCGATGGGACCATTGTAAGCTGGTGCGTTGGTACTGGTGCTGGGAGCAGTCCCGTTCAGGGTCAAATAAATCTCAGCCCCCGGCGTGGCATCCGTGATGGTTACCGTTTGCGGAGAGGCGTAAGTGCCTGCCGTCACGCTCAACACCGGAGCGGCCGTTTGCGCGGTGGGTGGAAGATTGGCGACGGTGACTTTGCGGATGCGGCTCTCATTACTATCTGCGATATAAAGATTGCCTCCGCCGTCGACGGCAACGCCTTCCGGAGAGCAGAGCGCTACACTCGACGCCGGACCGCCGTCGCCTCCGAAGGAATAGCAGGGCGAGCCGGTTCCGTCTCCAACCGCCGTCGTGATGACCCCGTTACTGGCCGTCACCTTGCGAATGACGTAATTGTTCGTGTCGGCGATATAGAGGTTTCCGCTGTTATCCACCGCGACTGCTTCTGGTGAGTTGAGTTCGGCGCTGGTTGCCGGACCCCCGTCCCCGGTATAGCCGCCCGTATAGTTCTCGAGACTCGCTTTGCCCGCAACCGTGGTAATCACTCCGCTGCTCGCGTTCACGAGGCGGACGACATTGCTGAA
Encoded here:
- a CDS encoding family 2A encapsulin nanocompartment cargo protein cysteine desulfurase; protein product: MSTSESELGGFGPGLDRQAGSSPIADFRAASPFDPSTLARMANEFFSAAPEGVSSPSQFVPADAPVDPTSFSPISASTPSSVPAARPEVSLPSDPHFPGIPASAGPASVTPVTAPVQATPPAIPGALGSSVPSQPSASFGAFSFLQDTRPIVADREVVPTPAYPQARPITEFDRPESAAFGDPFSLEEKSVLPRGFDVAQPPSPSAPGSFGFADSSAFPAFSFLEEARPLFSYPPSIPGPVPALPEKELPTQKVPAAPQTPNLYNAGADLYSIPKSPFSFLSEVRAIAPTEAVSTHEPVGNEPDVPRDLNLSSYSFDAEALKRDFPILRERVNGRPLVWLDNAATTQKPQSVIDRLKYFYEHENSNVHRAAHELAARATDAYESAREKVRRFLNASSSREIIFVRGATEGINLIAQSWGWQNIQKDDEIVITWLEHHANIVPWQMLCSEKGARLRVAPVDSTGQILLDEYEKLLGSRTRLVSFTHVSNALGVVTPAREIIDAAHRYGAKVLLDGAQSVSHMRVDVQSLDCDFFVFSGHKVFAPTGIGVVYGKPDVLEYMPPWQGGGNMIQDVTFEKTIYQAAPQRFEAGTGNIADAVGLGAAIDYLDRAGMENITRHEHGLLVYATEALQQMPGLRMIGTSKEKAGVLSFVMEGFRTEEVGNYLNRNGIAVRSGHHCAQPILRRFGLESTVRASLALYNTFEDIDALVRALWNLRLGQTSIV
- a CDS encoding CHRD domain-containing protein, with the translated sequence MKTTKSLFRALVAAAALAVVSISAQAATIHFKTELKASSEVPPKDSAGTGTLTGTLDTETNEFKYHVEFSGLTGPVVAAHFHGPAAEGVNAKPQVPIKGSPIASPIEGKAKLTPEQAKDLVDGKWYFNLHTAANPGGEVRGQVVKAE
- a CDS encoding M67 family metallopeptidase; translated protein: MSILFVTQAVYDSIRSHGEETYPHECCGALLGKSTPEGMRVVAEVRANNTRTDSAHNRYNIAPLELVKIERKATQQGLEIAGFYHSHPDHPAQWSKTDFEEAHWLGCTYVITSVTQGKADITNAFLLSGSKEEEKRFDNQTIQICELLQIST